A genome region from Tolypothrix sp. PCC 7712 includes the following:
- a CDS encoding eIF2A-related protein, with protein sequence MNTFEINIQRKSANHWPIVVEHSRPGELLSSRSEGILELTSTDFQQLTSLLGQPKDYGTFLGKAIFKEEIRDAFVSALRDSDATVRVLLFIEAEDKEIRTLRWERLCANIDDGWHLLSLEQRTPYSLYIPAITDRRFPPIGRRDLRALILVASPQEIERYKLDSFDVEAAVSGVRQALGKIPCDVLATVDGAIGKPTIDELCKHLSDRTKQYTMLHFVSHSRVIQDSGETVLYWATAENKVDPVTGTRLIERLRSLSATKGLPHFSFLSTCESASPEAEAALGGLGQRLVRDLGMPAVIAMTEKVTVKTALALGAKFYEQLGKSGEVDLALQEAAASLAERQDITVPALFSRLGGRPLFNDQLDRKLTNSEIKYGLEQLQVLFQERSPILLPKLEVRVEKLTNLLNIDLAALSKEARQEREQALEYVNNLSVAVLDISFNAVALGQEPPIYDARCPFLGLYPFRVENQKFFFGREKLVTQLQQKLEKENFLAVFGASGSGKSSLILAGLIPVLKEKQPDLQMAYMTPNSNPIEQMQASFLEVQNQAVILVIDQFEELFTLCTDNQRRQEFIDKLLFIIQQQKVVITMRADFWGECASYPQLKQLMQSRQELIGPMDTSELRKAMEMQASQVGLRFEADLSNQILDDVQGEPGAMPLLQHALLELWKRRHGRWLRTMEYEAIGGVKMAIAQTADAVYDQCEPPQKEQIKNIFIRLTRLDDSAPTGEKRRDTRRRVWLEELIPSVNDEVLIQQLIKKLAGEGARLVVTSLDSATQREEVEVAHEALIRYWPRLLNWLDENRSLLLLREKIRQEALEWENNQKEESYLVHRGERLKNAQELLKSNFLNVLEATYVQSCIVLRDRQQQEQAARHRREIQIKWTIFTGAVVILLTTSLGIIAVKKGYEAELSKSDSLRQSSLSLSKSAKDLEALTNVIKSAKIIQDTKIWSNISSLIIKNQDQINSQAQVIAVLQRAIDGVKARNYLTGHSSTPTTVVFSPNGKMIATVSKDKTLKLWDLQGQELTKSRLKYYVGVTQVAFSPDSQTLATVIHNKTVQLWDLQANHQLGTLLKHDTAVTSLEFSPDGNTLATASLDRSVILWHLQGYELPTSFLKEDNAITSLVFSADGKTITTATKNNTVKIWDLQGKELAKTSLADNPKETSLVFSPDGKTIAMVTKDNTIKLWDLQDKELAKTLVANQLTTQESQIQDNIFTIRNINPNQQPKPLFKHKSGITTLAFSADGQTIATGSEDNTVILWDLNGNQLQTFKGHEGDITSLAFSPDGNILVSASKDNNIILWNLGGRILQTWTGHQAGVTSLAFSPDGKNIASASKDNTVKLWDLGGKLLRTFNEHKYAVTSVAFSADGNTIASASEDNTVKLWDLTANSPSNVTIPGAQAGFTSVVFSPHNLPQTTNCQFLAAATKDNLIQLWDLRENKPHIWDLGQKQPQILRGHKYAVTSLAFSPDCQTLASASVDKSIMLWSLNGKQLQTFKGHEAAITSIAFSPDSKQLASGSDDKTIILWDLKGNQLHKFQGHEAGITSVAFSPDSDNIASASLDRNIIIWDLNGKKLQTLRGHQAAVTSVAFSSDGKTLASASEDNTIKLWNLKGKHLLQGHRDTVYAVKFSPDGKTLASAGEDNTIKLWNLKGKELATLKNSEAEIIDIVFSYDGKNLAAVSEDNTIKLWDLKSNELSIFKRHPAEITTIFFIKNNKMLVSGSKDKTIKLWNLQGKELATFKGHQAEITTIVLSPNGKMLVSGSKDKTIKLWNLQGKELATFKGHQAEIKDIVFSHDSQNLVSMGADGAIILWDLKGKQLHTFKGNENQLAKIVLSPNSKIIAFVSADQTITLWDFQGNLKRTLIGHEAGIKSMAFSPDGYTLASGSADNNVILWDINDLDMDALLDDLIATACNSVRDYLHYNQQVEKSDRNMCDDLGTSK encoded by the coding sequence ATGAACACATTCGAGATTAACATCCAGCGCAAATCAGCAAACCACTGGCCGATTGTCGTAGAACATAGTCGCCCTGGAGAACTGCTCTCATCGCGTTCGGAAGGAATTCTCGAACTAACATCTACTGATTTTCAGCAGTTAACGAGTTTATTAGGACAGCCTAAAGACTACGGTACATTTCTCGGGAAAGCAATATTTAAAGAAGAAATCAGAGACGCTTTTGTCAGCGCTTTGCGGGACTCAGACGCAACAGTTAGGGTATTGTTATTTATTGAAGCTGAAGATAAAGAAATCCGAACTCTGCGTTGGGAAAGACTCTGCGCCAACATCGATGATGGATGGCATTTATTAAGCTTAGAACAGCGCACACCATATTCACTTTATATCCCGGCGATTACAGACCGTCGATTTCCCCCCATTGGCAGGAGAGATTTACGCGCCTTAATATTAGTAGCTAGTCCACAGGAAATAGAACGGTATAAATTAGACTCATTTGATGTGGAAGCTGCAGTCTCAGGTGTGCGGCAAGCATTGGGGAAAATACCATGTGATGTCTTAGCTACAGTCGATGGGGCAATTGGCAAACCGACTATTGATGAGTTGTGTAAACACTTAAGTGATAGAACAAAGCAGTATACTATGCTGCATTTTGTTAGTCATAGTCGCGTGATTCAAGATAGCGGCGAAACAGTTCTTTACTGGGCAACAGCGGAGAATAAAGTAGACCCAGTCACAGGAACACGCTTAATTGAGAGATTGCGATCGCTCTCCGCAACTAAAGGACTACCACATTTTAGCTTTCTTTCGACTTGCGAAAGTGCTAGTCCAGAAGCAGAAGCGGCATTGGGGGGTTTAGGGCAAAGATTAGTCCGGGATTTGGGAATGCCGGCGGTGATTGCGATGACGGAAAAAGTCACTGTCAAAACAGCTTTGGCATTGGGGGCAAAATTTTACGAGCAGTTGGGTAAATCCGGGGAAGTAGATTTAGCGCTGCAAGAAGCAGCAGCATCTTTAGCCGAGCGGCAAGATATTACTGTACCCGCTCTGTTTAGCCGCTTGGGTGGGCGACCTTTATTTAACGACCAACTTGACCGCAAATTAACCAACAGCGAAATTAAATATGGTTTAGAGCAGTTGCAAGTATTGTTTCAAGAGCGATCGCCTATACTGCTACCAAAGCTAGAAGTCCGAGTTGAAAAGTTGACAAATCTGCTGAATATAGATTTAGCAGCTTTGAGCAAAGAAGCCCGACAAGAGCGAGAACAGGCTCTAGAATATGTAAACAATCTCTCTGTTGCTGTGCTTGACATCAGTTTTAATGCTGTCGCCTTGGGTCAAGAACCACCAATTTACGATGCTCGTTGTCCTTTTTTGGGCTTATATCCCTTCCGCGTTGAAAATCAAAAATTTTTCTTTGGTAGAGAAAAATTAGTTACACAACTACAACAAAAGCTAGAAAAAGAGAATTTTTTAGCTGTGTTTGGGGCTTCTGGTAGCGGTAAATCATCCTTGATACTAGCAGGGCTAATTCCTGTACTGAAAGAAAAACAGCCGGATTTGCAAATGGCATATATGACACCCAACAGTAATCCCATTGAGCAAATGCAAGCCAGTTTCTTGGAGGTACAAAATCAAGCTGTAATTTTAGTGATCGACCAATTTGAAGAACTGTTCACCCTCTGTACTGACAATCAGCGCCGACAGGAATTTATTGACAAATTGCTGTTTATTATCCAGCAGCAAAAAGTTGTAATTACCATGCGGGCAGACTTTTGGGGTGAATGTGCGTCCTATCCCCAACTCAAGCAGTTAATGCAATCGCGCCAGGAATTGATCGGCCCAATGGATACCTCTGAACTGCGGAAGGCGATGGAAATGCAAGCGTCTCAAGTGGGGTTACGCTTTGAAGCTGACTTGAGTAATCAGATTTTGGATGACGTGCAAGGTGAACCAGGCGCAATGCCATTATTGCAACATGCACTGCTAGAGTTGTGGAAACGGCGACATGGCAGATGGTTAAGAACAATGGAGTATGAAGCCATTGGTGGTGTAAAAATGGCGATCGCTCAAACTGCTGATGCTGTTTACGATCAATGTGAACCACCACAAAAAGAACAAATTAAGAATATCTTTATTCGCTTAACTCGCTTAGATGATTCAGCCCCAACCGGAGAGAAACGCCGCGATACCCGCCGCCGAGTTTGGTTAGAAGAATTAATTCCTTCTGTGAACGATGAGGTACTGATTCAACAGCTCATTAAGAAGCTAGCAGGTGAAGGCGCTCGTCTCGTAGTTACTAGTTTAGACTCAGCTACACAACGAGAAGAGGTAGAAGTTGCCCATGAAGCCTTAATTCGTTACTGGCCGAGGTTGCTAAATTGGTTAGATGAAAACCGTTCTCTACTGCTACTGCGAGAAAAGATTCGTCAAGAAGCTTTGGAATGGGAAAACAATCAAAAAGAAGAAAGTTATTTAGTGCATCGCGGGGAACGCTTAAAAAACGCCCAGGAATTACTTAAATCCAATTTTTTAAACGTTTTAGAAGCTACTTATGTCCAAAGTTGCATAGTATTGCGCGATCGCCAACAGCAAGAACAAGCAGCCCGTCATCGTCGCGAAATTCAAATTAAATGGACAATCTTCACCGGAGCAGTTGTGATCTTGTTGACTACTAGTTTAGGAATAATAGCTGTGAAGAAAGGCTATGAAGCTGAATTAAGTAAATCCGATTCTCTGCGTCAAAGTTCCTTGTCATTGTCTAAATCTGCTAAAGATTTAGAAGCCCTCACCAATGTCATTAAATCTGCAAAAATTATCCAAGACACCAAAATTTGGTCAAACATTAGCAGCTTAATTATTAAAAATCAAGACCAAATTAATTCTCAGGCTCAGGTAATCGCAGTGTTACAGCGAGCTATAGATGGAGTAAAAGCACGCAATTACTTAACTGGACATAGTTCTACGCCTACAACAGTGGTCTTTAGCCCTAATGGTAAAATGATTGCCACAGTTAGTAAAGATAAAACTCTCAAACTTTGGGATTTGCAAGGTCAAGAATTAACAAAATCTCGGCTCAAATATTATGTAGGGGTGACTCAGGTAGCCTTCAGTCCTGATAGCCAAACTCTAGCCACAGTTATTCACAACAAAACCGTCCAACTTTGGGATTTACAAGCCAATCATCAGTTAGGAACTCTGCTCAAACATGATACCGCCGTTACAAGTTTAGAGTTCAGTCCCGATGGTAATACTCTTGCTACAGCAAGTTTAGATCGTAGCGTCATTCTCTGGCATTTACAGGGCTATGAACTACCAACAAGCTTCCTTAAAGAGGATAATGCAATTACAAGTTTAGTCTTTAGTGCCGATGGTAAGACTATTACCACAGCGACAAAGAATAACACCGTCAAAATTTGGGATTTACAGGGTAAGGAACTGGCAAAAACCTCCTTGGCAGATAACCCCAAAGAAACTAGTTTAGTATTCAGTCCCGATGGCAAAACTATTGCTATGGTGACAAAAGATAACACTATCAAGCTTTGGGATTTACAGGACAAAGAACTGGCAAAAACCTTAGTTGCTAATCAATTGACTACTCAAGAGTCGCAGATTCAAGATAATATTTTTACAATTAGAAATATCAACCCGAATCAACAGCCAAAACCACTCTTTAAGCATAAGTCAGGAATTACAACTCTCGCTTTTAGTGCCGATGGTCAAACTATCGCTACAGGTAGTGAAGATAATACCGTCATCCTTTGGGATTTAAATGGCAATCAACTGCAAACTTTTAAAGGACATGAGGGTGATATCACCAGCCTAGCCTTTAGTCCTGACGGTAATATCCTCGTTTCTGCTAGTAAAGATAATAATATTATTCTCTGGAATTTAGGGGGCAGAATCCTACAAACCTGGACAGGACATCAAGCTGGAGTTACCAGCCTAGCCTTTAGCCCTGACGGTAAAAACATTGCCTCTGCTAGTAAAGATAACACTGTCAAACTTTGGGATTTAGGAGGCAAATTACTCCGAACTTTTAACGAACATAAGTATGCTGTCACCAGTGTAGCTTTTAGCGCTGATGGTAATACCATTGCCTCTGCTAGTGAAGATAATACTGTCAAACTTTGGGATTTAACAGCTAATTCCCCATCCAACGTAACTATCCCCGGAGCACAAGCAGGATTTACCAGTGTAGTTTTTTCTCCCCATAATCTTCCACAAACAACTAACTGTCAATTCCTCGCGGCTGCAACTAAAGACAATCTCATTCAACTTTGGGATTTAAGGGAGAATAAGCCGCATATTTGGGATTTAGGACAGAAGCAACCGCAAATATTGAGAGGGCATAAATATGCAGTTACTAGTTTAGCTTTTAGTCCAGATTGTCAAACTTTAGCATCTGCAAGTGTTGACAAGAGTATCATGTTATGGAGTTTAAACGGTAAGCAACTGCAAACATTCAAAGGACATGAGGCTGCTATTACCAGCATCGCCTTTAGCCCCGACAGTAAACAATTGGCTTCTGGTAGTGACGATAAAACTATTATTCTCTGGGATTTAAAGGGCAATCAACTGCATAAATTTCAAGGACATGAGGCGGGTATTACCAGTGTTGCTTTCAGTCCCGATAGTGACAATATAGCTTCTGCAAGTCTAGATCGTAATATCATCATTTGGGATTTAAATGGTAAGAAATTGCAAACTTTGAGAGGACATCAGGCTGCTGTTACTAGTGTTGCTTTTAGCAGCGATGGTAAAACTCTAGCATCAGCAAGTGAAGACAATACTATTAAACTTTGGAATTTAAAAGGTAAGCATCTTCTCCAAGGACATCGGGATACTGTCTATGCAGTTAAGTTTAGCCCCGATGGTAAAACTCTAGCATCAGCAGGGGAAGACAATACGATTAAACTTTGGAACTTAAAAGGTAAGGAACTGGCTACACTCAAAAACAGTGAGGCAGAAATTATAGATATAGTATTCAGCTATGATGGGAAAAATCTAGCTGCTGTGAGTGAAGACAATACCATTAAACTTTGGGATTTAAAAAGTAACGAACTATCTATTTTTAAAAGACATCCAGCAGAAATTACAACTATATTCTTCATCAAGAATAATAAAATGCTGGTTTCTGGTAGTAAAGACAAGACCATCAAACTGTGGAATTTGCAGGGTAAGGAACTAGCTACCTTCAAAGGACATCAAGCAGAAATCACCACTATAGTCTTGAGTCCTAATGGTAAAATGCTGGTTTCTGGCAGTAAAGACAAGACCATCAAACTGTGGAATTTGCAGGGTAAAGAACTAGCTACCTTCAAAGGACATCAAGCAGAAATTAAAGATATAGTTTTTAGCCACGATAGCCAAAATCTGGTTTCTATGGGTGCAGATGGGGCAATAATTTTATGGGATTTAAAGGGAAAGCAACTGCATACCTTCAAAGGAAATGAGAATCAGTTAGCAAAAATAGTTCTGAGTCCAAATAGTAAAATTATTGCCTTTGTGAGCGCAGATCAGACAATTACACTCTGGGATTTTCAGGGTAATCTTAAACGAACTCTGATAGGACATGAGGCTGGGATAAAAAGTATGGCTTTTAGCCCCGATGGCTACACCCTGGCTTCTGGTAGCGCTGACAATAACGTAATTTTGTGGGATATCAATGATTTAGATATGGATGCGCTTCTAGATGATTTGATAGCCACAGCTTGCAATTCGGTTAGAGATTATCTGCACTATAACCAACAGGTAGAAAAGAGCGATCGCAATATGTGTGATGATCTGGGCACATCAAAATAG
- a CDS encoding eIF2A-related protein, with protein MNTFEINIQRKSANHWPIVVEHSRPGELLSSRSEGILELTSADLEKLTSLLGQPKDYGTFLGKAIFKEEIRDAFVSALRDSDATVRVLLFIEAEDKEIRTLRWERLCANIDDGWHLLSLEQRTPYSLYIPAITDRRFPPIGRRDLRALILVASPQEIERYKLDSFDVEAAVSGVRQALGKIPCDILATVDGAIGKPTIDELCKHLSDRTKQYTMLHFVSHSRVIQDSGETVLYWATAENKVDPVTGTRLIERLRSLSASKGLPHFTFLSTCESASSEAEAALGGLGQRLVRDLGMPAVIAMTEKVTVKTALALGAKFYEQLGKSGEVDLALQEAAASLAERQDITVPALFSRLGGRPLFNDQLDRELTNAEIQYGLEQFEKLLSERAPALRQRFSEQAQKLYSCLGTEITALSKQARYERELALAEINTLCEEIVDLSFNALALGQEPPAYDARCPFLGLYPFRESNREFFFGREKLIAQLQEKLREHNFLAVLGASGSGKSSVVLAGLIPALQEKEPNLVVSYMTPNNNPIAQLQATLAGVEKELHSIVDSEWAIKPELVTNSAGSYLPLTRERNVAATIKKTPILVIDQFEEVFTLCADENERLAFIEQVLNLTQQQKVVITMRADFWGECAPYRELKELMEARQKLIGPMDNAELRKAMEMQAAKVGLRFEAGLSNTILDEVKDEPGAMPLLQHALLELWKRRHGRWLQAFEYEAIGGVKMAIAQTADDVYNTLSPPEQAQVKNIFIRLTRLDDSALQGEKRRDTRRRVWLDELVPAGGTVAMIKELVNRLAGEGARLVVTSVDGSTKREEVEVAHEALIRYWPRLLNWLDENRTNLQLRETIRQGALDWEKQEKDDNYLVHRGGRLDDAQVLAKQAGFLNQVEADYVNACIQLRLRQEQEKEAHRRREIRTAWGVAGGAVVAVIVSASLGLWAFYQKGEAVKAKVESMSQHSLALFDSHQELDALIEGIKVAKILRQQNSSEPNGMQALQTAVYGIREYNRLTSHQDLVNYVAFSPDGKTIATASNDKTVKLWDLQGKELGTLEHQESVYSVIFSHDSQIIASTSADDKVKLWNVKEQKLYSPPEIANSINNVAFSPDNKTIAVISEDKKVQLWNVKEQKLYSPPEIANSVNSVAFSPDNETIAVIGEDKKVQLWNVKEQKLYSLPEIENSVNKITFSPDGKILALLIEDNEHNQVKLWNVKEQKLYSPPEDEDSVKDVTFSNNSHILATTSTDNTVKLWNLEELEELEKQEPIILRGHEELVNSVAFSPDSKTIATASADKTVKLWNLEGEELLTLSGHENPVYSVAFSPDGKTIASASADYTVKLWNVDTKELHTLSGHKNAVSSVVFSPNGQTIATASWDKTVKLWNVSTKELNTLSGHNEAVNSVVFSPDGQTIASASLDNTIKLWDLDGKDKQTFQDQKDTVNSIAFSPDGKTIATASGKIVTLWNPDGTDKKTPLEHKDTVNNIAFSPDGQTIATASGKIVKLWNPDGKDKQTTLEHEDTVNNIIFSPDGQTIATASGKIVKLWNLNGTEKQKPLMHENTVNSIAFSRDGQTIATASLETTVIWDLKGNKLHTLSGHRNLVLSLAFSPDGKTLATASKDSRVILWNLNQLAENDVMVSACDWVQNYLKNGADVKEDDQHLCDGIGKN; from the coding sequence ATGAACACATTCGAGATTAACATCCAGCGCAAATCAGCAAACCACTGGCCGATTGTTGTAGAACATAGTCGCCCTGGGGAACTGCTCTCATCGCGTTCGGAAGGAATTCTCGAACTCACATCAGCAGACTTAGAAAAACTCACCAGCTTATTAGGACAGCCCAAAGACTACGGTACATTTCTCGGGAAAGCAATATTTAAAGAAGAAATCAGAGACGCTTTTGTCAGCGCTTTGCGGGACTCAGACGCAACAGTCAGGGTATTGTTATTTATTGAAGCTGAAGATAAAGAAATCCGAACCCTACGTTGGGAAAGACTCTGCGCCAACATCGATGATGGATGGCATTTATTAAGCTTAGAACAGCGCACACCATATTCACTTTATATCCCGGCGATTACAGACCGTCGATTTCCCCCCATTGGCAGGAGAGATTTACGCGCCTTAATACTAGTAGCTAGTCCACAGGAAATAGAACGGTATAAATTAGACTCATTTGATGTGGAAGCTGCAGTCTCAGGTGTGCGGCAAGCATTGGGGAAAATACCATGTGATATCTTAGCTACGGTCGATGGGGCAATTGGCAAACCAACTATTGATGAGTTGTGTAAACACTTAAGTGATAGAACAAAGCAGTATACTATGCTGCATTTTGTCAGTCATAGTCGCGTGATTCAAGATAGCGGCGAAACAGTTCTCTACTGGGCAACAGCGGAGAATAAAGTAGACCCAGTCACAGGAACGCGCTTAATTGAGAGATTGCGATCGCTCTCAGCCAGTAAAGGGCTACCACATTTTACCTTTCTTTCGACTTGCGAAAGTGCTAGCTCAGAAGCAGAAGCGGCATTGGGGGGTTTAGGGCAAAGATTAGTCCGGGATTTGGGAATGCCGGCGGTGATTGCGATGACGGAGAAAGTCACTGTCAAAACTGCTTTGGCATTAGGGGCGAAATTTTATGAGCAGTTGGGTAAATCCGGGGAAGTAGATTTAGCACTGCAAGAAGCGGCAGCATCTTTAGCCGAGCGGCAAGATATTACTGTCCCGGCTCTGTTTAGCCGCTTGGGTGGGCGACCTTTATTTAACGACCAACTTGATAGAGAACTCACTAACGCCGAAATTCAGTATGGTTTGGAGCAATTTGAGAAGTTATTATCAGAACGCGCCCCTGCACTCCGCCAAAGATTTTCAGAGCAAGCCCAGAAACTATACAGCTGTTTAGGGACAGAGATTACAGCCTTAAGCAAACAAGCCCGTTACGAACGAGAGCTAGCATTAGCAGAGATAAATACTCTCTGTGAGGAAATAGTAGACCTCAGTTTTAACGCCCTAGCTTTAGGACAAGAACCACCTGCTTATGATGCTCGTTGTCCCTTTTTGGGTTTGTATCCTTTCCGCGAGTCCAACCGCGAATTTTTCTTTGGACGAGAAAAATTAATTGCTCAATTGCAAGAAAAGCTGAGAGAGCATAACTTCTTAGCGGTGTTAGGTGCTTCTGGGAGTGGGAAATCATCAGTAGTGTTAGCTGGGCTGATTCCGGCGCTACAGGAGAAAGAACCGAATTTAGTAGTGTCATATATGACACCAAATAATAACCCGATCGCACAACTGCAAGCTACTCTTGCTGGGGTAGAAAAAGAATTACATTCCATTGTTGATAGCGAATGGGCAATAAAGCCAGAACTCGTCACTAACTCAGCAGGTAGTTATTTACCTTTAACCAGAGAGCGGAATGTCGCAGCAACTATCAAAAAAACGCCTATTTTAGTAATTGACCAGTTTGAGGAAGTATTTACTCTTTGTGCTGATGAAAATGAACGTCTAGCTTTTATTGAGCAAGTTTTAAACTTAACCCAGCAACAGAAAGTTGTGATTACCATGCGGGCAGACTTTTGGGGTGAATGCGCTCCTTACCGCGAATTAAAAGAATTGATGGAAGCGCGACAAAAGTTAATTGGGCCAATGGACAATGCTGAGTTGCGAAAAGCGATGGAAATGCAAGCCGCCAAAGTGGGTTTACGCTTTGAAGCCGGATTAAGTAACACAATTTTGGATGAAGTCAAAGACGAACCAGGGGCAATGCCATTATTACAACATGCGCTGCTGGAATTGTGGAAGCGGCGACATGGTAGATGGTTGCAAGCTTTTGAGTATGAAGCTATTGGTGGTGTAAAAATGGCGATCGCTCAGACTGCTGATGATGTTTACAATACCTTATCACCGCCAGAACAAGCGCAAGTTAAAAATATTTTCATTCGTTTAACTCGCTTAGATGACAGCGCCCTCCAGGGAGAGAAACGCAGAGATACTCGCCGACGAGTTTGGTTAGATGAATTAGTACCTGCGGGTGGTACAGTTGCAATGATTAAGGAGTTAGTCAATCGTTTAGCCGGAGAAGGCGCTAGATTGGTAGTTACCAGCGTAGACGGCTCGACAAAGCGAGAAGAAGTAGAAGTAGCCCATGAAGCCTTAATTCGCTACTGGCCGAGGTTGTTAAATTGGTTAGATGAAAACAGGACGAATTTGCAGCTAAGAGAAACGATTCGTCAGGGGGCTTTGGATTGGGAAAAGCAGGAAAAAGATGATAATTATTTAGTGCATCGTGGTGGCAGATTAGATGATGCACAGGTGTTAGCCAAGCAAGCTGGATTTCTCAATCAAGTTGAGGCTGACTATGTAAATGCTTGTATTCAATTGCGCCTGCGTCAAGAACAAGAAAAAGAAGCGCATCGCCGTCGAGAAATTAGGACAGCTTGGGGAGTAGCTGGTGGCGCAGTTGTTGCTGTGATTGTTAGTGCTAGTTTGGGGCTTTGGGCTTTTTATCAAAAGGGAGAAGCTGTAAAAGCTAAAGTTGAGTCCATGAGTCAACATTCTTTAGCACTGTTTGATTCCCATCAAGAGTTGGATGCACTGATAGAAGGGATTAAGGTTGCAAAAATCCTCAGACAACAAAACTCAAGCGAGCCTAATGGGATGCAAGCATTGCAAACAGCTGTTTATGGAATTAGGGAATACAATCGGTTGACAAGTCATCAAGATTTAGTTAATTATGTTGCCTTTAGTCCTGATGGTAAAACTATTGCTACTGCTAGTAATGACAAAACCGTAAAACTCTGGGATTTACAGGGAAAAGAGCTGGGTACTCTAGAGCATCAAGAATCTGTATATAGTGTCATCTTCAGTCACGATAGTCAAATCATTGCTAGTACTAGCGCAGATGATAAAGTAAAACTGTGGAATGTCAAAGAACAAAAACTATATTCCCCTCCTGAGATTGCAAATTCGATCAATAATGTTGCCTTTAGTCCTGATAATAAAACGATTGCTGTTATTAGTGAAGACAAGAAGGTACAACTGTGGAATGTCAAAGAACAAAAACTATATTCCCCTCCTGAGATTGCAAATTCGGTCAATAGTGTTGCCTTTAGTCCTGATAATGAAACAATTGCTGTCATTGGTGAAGACAAGAAGGTACAACTGTGGAATGTCAAAGAACAAAAACTATATTCCCTTCCTGAGATTGAAAATTCGGTCAATAAAATCACCTTCAGCCCTGACGGAAAAATCCTTGCTCTTCTGATTGAAGATAATGAACATAATCAGGTAAAACTGTGGAATGTCAAAGAACAAAAACTATATTCCCCTCCTGAGGATGAAGATTCAGTCAAGGATGTCACTTTTAGCAACAATAGTCATATCCTTGCTACTACTAGCACAGACAATACGGTAAAACTTTGGAATTTAGAAGAATTAGAAGAGTTAGAAAAACAAGAACCTATAATTCTCCGTGGGCATGAAGAGCTTGTCAATAGTGTTGCTTTCAGCCCTGATAGTAAAACTATTGCTACTGCTAGTGCCGACAAAACAGTAAAACTTTGGAATTTAGAGGGAGAAGAACTACTTACCCTCTCTGGACATGAAAATCCAGTCTATAGCGTTGCCTTTAGTCCTGATGGTAAAACTATTGCTAGTGCTAGTGCCGACTATACAGTAAAACTCTGGAATGTAGACACAAAAGAACTACATACACTCTCTGGACATAAAAATGCAGTTAGTAGCGTCGTTTTTAGTCCCAATGGTCAAACCATTGCTACTGCTAGTTGGGACAAAACCGTAAAACTCTGGAATGTAAGCACAAAAGAACTAAATACACTCTCTGGACATAATGAAGCAGTCAATAGCGTCGTTTTTAGTCCTGATGGTCAAACCATCGCTTCTGCAAGTTTAGACAATACCATAAAACTCTGGGATCTAGACGGAAAAGATAAACAGACCTTCCAGGACCAAAAAGATACGGTTAATAGTATCGCCTTCAGTCCTGATGGTAAGACTATTGCTACTGCTAGTGGAAAAATTGTCACACTCTGGAATCCAGATGGAACAGACAAAAAGACCCCCCTTGAACATAAAGATACGGTTAATAACATCGCTTTCAGTCCTGATGGTCAAACCATTGCTACTGCTAGTGGAAAAATCGTAAAACTCTGGAATCCAGATGGAAAAGACAAGCAGACCACTCTTGAACATGAAGATACAGTTAATAACATCATTTTCAGTCCTGATGGTCAAACCATTGCTACTGCTAGTGGAAAAATCGTAAAACTCTGGAATCTAAACGGAACAGAAAAGCAAAAGCCCCTGATGCATGAAAATACGGTTAATAGCATCGCTTTCAGTCGTGATGGTCAAACCATTGCTACTGCTAGTTTGGAGACAACAGTAATCTGGGACTTAAAGGGGAACAAACTACATACTCTTTCTGGGCATAGAAATTTGGTCTTGAGCCTTGCTTTCAGTCCCGATGGTAAAACTTTAGCTACCGCTAGTAAAGACAGTAGAGTTATTTTATGGAATTTAAATCAGTTAGCCGAAAATGATGTGATGGTTAGTGCTTGTGATTGGGTACAAAATTATCTCAAAAATGGCGCGGATGTAAAAGAGGATGATCAGCATCTGTGCGATGGTATCGGCAAAAATTAA